Proteins co-encoded in one Listeria ivanovii subsp. ivanovii genomic window:
- a CDS encoding DUF4097 family beta strand repeat-containing protein: MENERKRILELVKQGIISTEEALTLLENISKKEGKSAAKENIRRSTAPTEEVEEAPEKESTYDYSKGWNNQGNPYTAPKRRQRRPEPRVDNDERQQEERQENTSKDRDESMRNMVNDLSQAGEKIGSFLNSAFKQVKDMPFPFLTSTKIERDFVYHDTTLSILEFEIANGNVEFKPSDSDDIKVHAMIKLFKEYPEDEALKIFFDKTTLRVDEETLRFESTSKQIVTNLTVYLPRREYDYVSVKMLNGNFHMDELSGRDLFVKTTNGNISIGTLNATLAEIESINGNVRIQNGEIRDVALKTFNGNVAAKGNYYSTNLQTKNGNVHYQLTGNEATFLKAKTGAGNIEVLVPATIGVDGRFHTNLGKLLLDLKDAEVLESKTESVSKSIVFTKLPDAADSSLKIEAEATTGSVKIREAK, encoded by the coding sequence ATGGAAAACGAACGCAAACGTATTCTAGAATTAGTCAAACAAGGTATTATTTCCACAGAAGAAGCACTTACATTACTTGAAAACATTTCTAAAAAAGAAGGTAAATCAGCTGCCAAAGAAAATATTCGTCGTTCTACAGCACCAACAGAAGAAGTAGAAGAAGCACCTGAAAAAGAGTCCACATACGATTATAGTAAAGGTTGGAATAATCAAGGCAATCCATACACAGCTCCAAAGAGACGCCAAAGACGCCCGGAACCACGTGTGGATAATGATGAAAGACAACAAGAAGAACGCCAAGAAAACACTTCAAAAGATCGTGACGAATCCATGCGTAATATGGTTAATGACCTATCCCAGGCTGGTGAAAAAATCGGTTCATTCTTAAATAGTGCATTCAAACAAGTGAAAGATATGCCATTCCCATTTTTAACGTCTACAAAAATCGAACGTGACTTTGTTTATCATGATACAACACTTTCAATTTTAGAATTTGAAATAGCGAATGGAAATGTAGAATTTAAGCCATCAGACTCGGATGATATCAAAGTTCATGCGATGATTAAGCTATTCAAAGAGTATCCAGAAGATGAAGCACTGAAAATCTTCTTTGATAAAACCACTTTACGCGTAGATGAGGAAACATTACGCTTTGAATCTACCTCTAAACAAATTGTTACAAATTTAACTGTGTACTTGCCTCGTCGGGAGTATGATTATGTCTCTGTTAAAATGCTTAATGGTAACTTCCACATGGATGAATTATCAGGTCGAGATTTATTTGTTAAAACAACAAATGGAAATATTAGTATTGGAACATTAAATGCTACACTTGCAGAAATCGAATCTATCAATGGGAATGTCCGTATCCAAAATGGTGAAATTCGTGATGTTGCACTTAAAACATTCAATGGTAATGTAGCAGCAAAAGGCAACTACTACTCCACTAATTTACAAACAAAGAATGGTAATGTGCATTATCAATTAACTGGTAATGAAGCAACTTTCTTAAAAGCGAAAACTGGCGCGGGGAATATTGAAGTTCTTGTACCTGCCACAATTGGTGTAGATGGTCGTTTCCATACAAACCTAGGTAAACTACTGTTAGATTTAAAAGACGCAGAAGTACTAGAATCTAAAACGGAATCTGTAAGCAAATCTATCGTATTCACTAAGTTACCAGATGCAGCTGATTCTTCTCTTAAAATCGAAGCAGAAGCAACAACTGGTTCCGTGAAAATCCGGGAAGCAAAATAA